The genomic interval GATCTCGAATCCGCGATTGCCGAGGGGTATCGAAACGCGTTGTCCGCAGAGATGCCGGCCGCAGAGATGCCGGCCGCAGCGATTCCCAGCCAAACCAGCCCCAGAACCGAAGAAACCACGGCCACTCAAGCCGAGGTTTCGCCGTATCGGCAGGCCGAGTTGGAACGCGAAGCCCTGCACGAACAATTGCAGTCCAGCCTTGCCGAAGCCTCTTGGTATGCAAAGCCGTTTGCGGCGGCCCGTCTGTGGTGGTTCCGATACCGCGACAACCTGCTGAAGCAGTGTCGCACAAACGGGCTGAGCATCGCGATTCACGTCGCTCTGCTGTTGCTGCTGTCCGCCGTTTTCCTGACAGACAAAACGATTGACAATCCCAACATTATCACGGTATCGCAAACGGACGAACCGGCGATCGAAGAAGTCATCATTGAGACGGTGGAGATCGAATTCACGGAACCGGTCGAGGAAGTCGTCGAGCCGGAAAGCGAATCGATGGAGGTGATCAACGAAATCACCGAGCAGCTTGTCTCCATCGACGTTGCGGAGTCCTTTGACGGCAGCATGCTGACCGCGCCGTCCGCATCGGGTTCCGAAGGCGACGGAGAGGCGATGGAAAAGCCGACCAAGAACAAGGTGCAATTCTTTGGCGCGAAAACAGAAGCGATCGATTTTGTGTTCGTCATCGACAACTCCAATAGCATGACGAGGGGACGGTTTGAAACGGCGCTCAATGAACTGGTCAAAGCCGTCAGCAAACTCAACCGTCGACAAAGATTCTACGTGATCTTCTACAGTGACACGGCCTACCCGCTTTTCCACCCCTACTCGCCCAAAACGCTGGTTCCCGCGACCGACCAGAACAAGAAACTGTTGGTGCGTTGGCTGCAAACGGTTCCACTGTGCCTGCGGACCGATGGCAAGGAAGCATTGCAACTGGCGTTTGACCTTGATCCCGATGTCATGTTCGTGCTCGGCGATGGCGCGTTCACCGACGGTGCCTCTCGCTACTTTAGCGACAACCCAAACAAAAAGGTCGTCGTTCACACACTGGGTATGGAGGTCAACGCACAAGACGCCGTGAGCTTTAAGACGTTGGCCACTTC from Stieleria varia carries:
- a CDS encoding vWA domain-containing protein; the encoded protein is MSDLITVSNGTQFYRIPESDLAQAKRSGFYRPLEIGRTIISDGRQILEIPLTDLESAIAEGYRNALSAEMPAAEMPAAAIPSQTSPRTEETTATQAEVSPYRQAELEREALHEQLQSSLAEASWYAKPFAAARLWWFRYRDNLLKQCRTNGLSIAIHVALLLLLSAVFLTDKTIDNPNIITVSQTDEPAIEEVIIETVEIEFTEPVEEVVEPESESMEVINEITEQLVSIDVAESFDGSMLTAPSASGSEGDGEAMEKPTKNKVQFFGAKTEAIDFVFVIDNSNSMTRGRFETALNELVKAVSKLNRRQRFYVIFYSDTAYPLFHPYSPKTLVPATDQNKKLLVRWLQTVPLCLRTDGKEALQLAFDLDPDVMFVLGDGAFTDGASRYFSDNPNKKVVVHTLGMEVNAQDAVSFKTLATSHRGTYQDVGVHPEAAMFAKQFPRQRNNKRNGYWGLKLPAVAKKKK